DNA sequence from the Polyodon spathula isolate WHYD16114869_AA chromosome 19, ASM1765450v1, whole genome shotgun sequence genome:
GCACGTCTGGCTAAATGTCGCATGTTCCTTAAAAAAAGCTCTCCCTCACAATCTCAGTTCTTTTCCCCCATAATTTGACCTCAAAATAAAAAACGATCGATTGCATCTGATAAAGGACCCTTTTTAgttcattttcatgtattttttattatcctgaataattttcaaatatttaaaaatattttttgaaaagatGACGAACTACAGAATTCATGCAGAAACGTTGCTTTGGACTCCACCTTGATGTCTTAAAAAATAATAGctaaaaaatagaacaaaaaatcgTTTAAACTGATATAAAAACGTATTTAAAtgacacaaatgtgcatttgtatgttcttatatagtttttagcacataaatgtatatgttttattaagtgtATCTATATAAAGGCAAAAAGcatcctacctttttttttttttttaaaaccattgtaAAATTACAAAGTGATTCATAAGGTATATATTATTGTATCAGCAAGTGTATTTCTagattatattttaatacattttcatgtaagtgacctaacttttatttatttatttatttattatgttccTAATTTTAGGTGTGTGAAGAACAGAAATGTGAAGAGGAGGTTTTTCCATTGGCTATGAATTATTTGGACAGATTCTTGTCAGTGGAGCCCACAAAGAAAACCAGATTACAATTATTGGGAGCAACCTGCATGTTTTTGGCctcaaaaatgaaagaaacaatcCCCCTTACCGCTGAGAAGCTGTGCATTTACACCGACAATTCTATCAGGCCCGGAGAGTTATTGGTAATTTAACTTAATTATGTTGTATTTGTAGGCCTACTTCTTATATACATCATAAATAGAATGTAAAGACAATCCGTGgttaatgtaattttatatacagATAAGTTTATATTGCAAGCTGCACTGAAATTCACTTGAAATAGTTAAgtcttgtttattaaatgttttgacaatttttttatatacaggaaTTCACTTAATCCAGCCTAGTTCATTATATTAACGCCTAATTAATTAAGTTTGGAAAAAACATACGTTATTTGTTGTTATCTATATTTATTCGGTTAAATATAAAGTCTTTTTAATTATACCATTCAAAATGTACCATTTCTTTTCCGTGGTCATGGTTTATTGGAGTTACACATAGAGCGCTAGCGCCCCCTTGTGAGTATACTGtagaaataaatgacaaaaacgcctgattatttatgtatttatttgtttatttaattaagccCGTTAACTGAGCtcgtttgttttgtaaaacagatGTATGTTTCTACCGATGTATTATAGAACACATTATAACGATTGTtcctttttcttatttgttttcttgAATAGCAAATGGAACTGTTGGtgttaaacaaactgaaatgggATCTGGCTTCAGTGACCCCCCATGATTTCATTGAACACTTCCTTTCCAAACTTCCAATCCACCAGGACACCAAGCAGGTTCTCCGCAAACATGCGCAGACTTTCGTGGCTCTTTGTGCAACAGGTACGCACGGGAGTCGCTCAGCTATCCACACGTATTTCAGGTGGTGTTACGTTTGGGAATGCACATTTTAAACCCTCCCTAGATTTAAGTGCAATACACTTTGGTAATGATTTGTGTTTACCTTAAGTTTTAGACGTGGATTATTTAAACTTTGGCCAAAAGGTAAGTACCAGGAACAAGCAAGTTTACCGCAGGACGAGCCCCTGACAGTGAAACATAATCTATGACAGTAataatatgtttacaatttttgtCCATAAAAATGCATGGAGACAAACTTAATGAAATATTCATCTTTTTAATGAAACGACCCACATTAGTAACGGAGGTGCATTGCATTGTGGGATGAAACTGTTCAGCCACTACTTCCTTGCTTcataaatggttttatttttaaaaagcagaactaagAATCAAACAGAACAAGAAGACCAGTTAACTCTGGTAGAAAGCACATCTTAATTATCTGCACTTAATTAGGAAAGGGTAGTAATACTATGCAGATGTTGCATTTCCAGTAACTGATATAAATTATGACTACTGGTGCATGTTCTTACTGGGCATGATGGGTTGTAAAGTGCAGAGACAGCGACTTGTGGGTGCTAAATGATGCCCTAGTGCCAGTTGCTTTATCTTTTGTTCTTTCTCTAAAGTCCATCAAAATGCTGATAGTGTATAAGCAGCCATGGTTATCAGGGCTACATTCTCGAAATATTTAGTCAAGTCAAGCTTTTGGAGGGGAATTAGCCTTAATACTGTAAATTCATGAAATATCAGGATTCACTGAAATATGACGATTAAAAGGAGTGGTTCAAATAAAAACTAACCCTAACTCAAAAGTATCACATGTCATGTATTGTTCTCCTTATAGTTTACCAAACTACTAACTTATTTGGTTTTGGTTGCTGTCTGGTCTGGTGGGCAACTCCATTGAAAGTCAAaagaatttcatttattttgcactGCTGGCAGTGCTAATACAGAGAAACCAGAAGATGTGAAAAGGTGAAGCATTGTTAAAATTCCAGCACTTTGATCAATTGCCCTTGCTATTCTAAGAAATAACACATTAGCAGTTGGTTCAGTATTGTTATTTGTAACCCTCAAACACTGCCACAAACAGAAAATCATTTgtagacaaaaatatatatttggattgGATACAAATGTTCTACTTCTTCTATTTAATTGAGGGTGTGCGATCTACTAAAGCTCAAGGAAGGGAACGCAGTTAAGTACATGGATTCCGTGCAGCAATTTCCTCTTTATTAAATCAGTTTAGCTGAGTGGGGGCAGGGGCACTGGGGGCTTCACTATTTTGAACAGGAGGGATTACATTCAAGGTGCTATTAGGCAGAGTTCCTTTTCTGCACCCCTTCAAGACTTTTCTTAATAGAACTGGATTTATGCTGAGGCAGCTCTTTTGTGCTGTGGTAGGTCAGGAGGAAAAACTTCACCAGTTATGCTGTTTGAAGTTAGCACTCAATTGAGGTCAATATTCTCCtcaagaaaatacaaatattaaaaatagcacccAAGACAATGCAGTATTTAAAGGAGTGTGACAAAGGTGACAATTAGTGCTGTAGCTTTTAATTACGTCTCTTGCTATGTAAACACATTAAGACAAGTAAGTTTGTAGAGGGAAAGAGAGCAGTTCCTGTCTGTGTGCCAGCTCAGGTATGCAACTAGTTCAAACCTGTtgcatctctctctctggaaCAATTTCTGTAAGTCATTTTGATTGGCCTTAATGAAATATTTTCAGATTTCCAGTCATAGCCCATAGCTCTTGTAGAGACAGATGGAACTGACCCATTTAGAAATGAAAAGAGGTGACTCGCCttgttctggttttatttttaaagcgcTGGGCTGCTTGCTTTGTCTTCCCTTCAGGGTGGCTGGGattccagcttcttttcaacagTGCTGAAGTTGTTTATTCCCCTTTGGATGGAGTCTAGGATAGGTTAGTGGGGATATGAGCATAAATGAATGGGGGCCCCCTTTCTTTTGTGCCTGTGTCAGGTTTAATTCATCTCACCACAGCCTCCTTGTTCGTGGGCTTTCAATGGAGCAAGATGAGGCGATGGAAGCTGACAATGATGCCACACACTTTTACTTATGGGGAGAGGGGGCATCCAATTACAGGCTCGAGGGCCTCTAATTAATATGTTGAAATTAATGGCCAGTGCTGTAAATAAACTCTTGTTGTTTTTGACAATTGGCAGGCCAAGTCGCCTGTCTGCGGTGGTTCTGGGCACAAAACGGGTGGGGGTGTCGGACCTAATCTTAAATTATTAATCTGTTATCCActgaaagattatatatatatatatatatatatatattatatatatatatatatatatatctataatatatttatatattaggtaaaaaaaatttattttttgctaagtTCTTAAAAAcccttaatttaaaaatgaacaatatatattatatatatatatatatatatatatatatagttagtcgTATCAATGTTAGCACAATACACATTTGGAAagccaagccaaaaaaaaaaaaaaaaaaaaaaaaaaaaaagttttcttatcgatttctaaaagaaaataaatgtgaatggCAGAGGGTGGCCTCACAAGGCTACATGGGAGTGGCTTTGCAGAGACCTACAGCattgcaggcaggcagggcacCCAGCCACTTGTCAGCATGGTGTCACATCAGAATGTCGCTGATTGTTCAACAGTTCTTGAAGCCCCCCCATTATTTAGTTATGCCACATAATAtgacccccctccctccctccacatCGGGTTGCAAGGATGGGGAACAGCCAATGAGAAGAAGCTTTAAACAAAGATTTGGCTGTTCAATTGACacctttttagttgttttaataATTATCTCTAAAACTGCAGTGAACTATTTTTGTTGGGCCTCAAATATAATGGTTGTCACTAGGCAACATGTATATATGTAAGTTGCTGAAGTGTGCACAACAAAACtaaagcatgttttcttttttttttttccagatgtcaAATTTATTGCTAATCCCCCCTCCATGATTGCAGCTGGGAGTGTAGCAGCAGCCGTTCAAGGACTCCACCTTAAGAACATCGAAATCATGTTATCATCTCAGAACCTCACAGACTTTCTATCGCAAGTCATAAAGAGCGATCCCGTaagtatatataaaattgtaaatgagaatgttagcaagaaaattttaaaaaataaactaaaatccaGGTCACATGCGTAGTATGCCATAGTCTTTGCTTATTACTATGTTGGATCTCGTTGTCAATAAACACAGATGTTACCAGCACTAAATAAAAGAAATGGGATCATATAAATGTGCTAAACAGACCTCATGGTGTCTCTGACCTTTTGTCCCACCCCCCTTGCAGACACCTCATTGTGTTAAGTGGGGCCAAAAGTCTTTCATTCAGTGTGTTATAATTATCTAATTGGGGTTTATTATGTGTCAGACCCACACTGGAACCACCATTGAATACCCACAGTAAGAATACGTGGAGCTGTAGTCTGCAATAGCTGCCACGTTGCTTGGCTAGCAGAAGATCTCCCATTCTCTCTGGTAGTTAACAGGAGATTTGCATCAGCAGGTAGCTGGGCAATAAACACCTCACGAGTCAATGGGCCAGGAAGAGAACTTCCAGCCAAGGCTTAAATTCAATGATCCGTGTTACAATGATGTGTAAAGTCAAGCGATGTGATTGCTTTTGTCTTGTCAATGAAAGGGTCGGTTCTTGTGcggtctgaaaaaaaaacaaacaaaaaaaaaaactcccagaaCGAATGCAATTTTACTCAAAGTGATGTGGTGGGCTGCTTGTTAATCAAAGTCTGTCAGCTCTGAAGACTCCAAGTCTACAAAGTGGTTTGCCCTGAATAATGGTTGACTAATGAGTGTGGTGTTGGTATGCATTATGAGGCACCACCTTGAAAGACTGGTTCCTCTGAATTTGATTTCAAGCAAGATTTTTTATATGTAATCTGTATAATCTATATAGCGGTAACATCTTATTTGGGTTAATGAAAAGGGAAATGCATTGTTAAGACTTTTGGCCTTCCTTTTACACATACAAAGGCACATATAGTGGACGACTaaggtggaaaaataaaaagctacttGATTAGAAGTTCTTCACGGCCCATGTTCACCTCGGTAGGGCTCCAGTTTCCTGTTTTCTCTTTGATCAGAGGTAATTAGAACCCAAACAATCACA
Encoded proteins:
- the LOC121295125 gene encoding G1/S-specific cyclin-D1, with translation MEHQLLCCEVETIKRAYQDANLLNDRVLQTLLKAEENYLPSANYFKCVQKEIVPYMRKIVATWMLEVCEEQKCEEEVFPLAMNYLDRFLSVEPTKKTRLQLLGATCMFLASKMKETIPLTAEKLCIYTDNSIRPGELLQMELLVLNKLKWDLASVTPHDFIEHFLSKLPIHQDTKQVLRKHAQTFVALCATDVKFIANPPSMIAAGSVAAAVQGLHLKNIEIMLSSQNLTDFLSQVIKSDPDCLRACQEQIESLLETSLRQVQQHNISSETKTVEEEVDLSCTPTDVRDVNI